Proteins found in one Pirellulales bacterium genomic segment:
- a CDS encoding alpha/beta hydrolase → MQLPRNLRSFGLFLATSLVAIVAAWSIGRSAIADDTATQLQYKTVLNIPYREGNDLSEDEQKRCQLDVYYPVGKQDFATVVWFHGGGLTGGARAVPGPLKEQGLAVVGAGYRLSPKAKSPAYLEDAAAAVAWTFKHIGEYGGSEKLIFASGHSAGGYLTSMIGLDRRWLAAHDIDANRIAGLIPFSGHTITHYTIRKERGLPDTQPVVDEMAPLFHVRKDAPPLLLITGDRELEMLGRYEENAYLWRMMQVVGHPQTELVELPGYNHGQMAAPAFPLLLDFIERVQTRK, encoded by the coding sequence ATGCAGTTGCCGCGGAATCTACGCTCGTTTGGCCTGTTCCTTGCGACTTCGCTGGTGGCGATCGTGGCGGCCTGGTCGATCGGTCGGTCGGCAATCGCCGACGACACGGCGACGCAGCTCCAGTACAAGACCGTTCTCAACATTCCCTATCGCGAGGGGAACGATCTTTCCGAGGATGAGCAGAAACGCTGCCAACTCGATGTTTACTATCCAGTCGGCAAACAGGATTTCGCCACGGTCGTCTGGTTTCACGGTGGGGGTCTCACGGGCGGGGCGCGTGCCGTGCCGGGGCCATTAAAGGAACAAGGCCTCGCCGTCGTGGGGGCCGGCTACCGGCTCAGCCCAAAAGCAAAATCTCCCGCCTATCTCGAAGACGCCGCGGCGGCCGTCGCCTGGACCTTCAAGCACATCGGTGAGTATGGCGGATCCGAAAAGCTGATCTTCGCCAGCGGTCACTCGGCCGGTGGTTATCTCACCAGCATGATCGGGCTGGATCGCCGCTGGCTCGCGGCACACGACATCGACGCGAACCGGATCGCGGGCCTGATTCCCTTCAGCGGCCACACGATCACCCATTACACGATCCGCAAGGAGCGCGGACTGCCCGACACGCAGCCGGTCGTCGACGAGATGGCGCCCCTCTTTCACGTGCGCAAGGATGCTCCGCCCCTGCTGCTCATTACGGGCGACCGCGAGCTGGAGATGCTCGGCCGTTACGAAGAAAACGCCTATCTCTGGCGGATGATGCAGGTCGTCGGGCATCCACAGACCGAGCTCGTCGAATTGCCCGGCTACAACCACGGGCAAATGGCCGCCCCGGCCTTTCCGCTGTTGCTCGACTTCATCGAACGGGTGCAAACTCGGAAATAG
- a CDS encoding HdeD family acid-resistance protein: MDAVSSHQPGPVTPELEALRKSWLWLFAMGVAMVVLGTVGISWACLATITVAATWLFGFLLLAGGITEIVHSFWAGRWGGMLLHLLVGVLYTVVGFMIIDQPEQSAIDLTLVIALFLIVGGIFRIIFALSERFAGWGWVLLNGAVSLLLGMMIYKQWPASGLWVIGLFIGIELIFNGWAWIMLSLGLRSALSSK; the protein is encoded by the coding sequence ATGGACGCCGTCTCGAGCCACCAGCCCGGTCCTGTTACTCCCGAACTCGAAGCCCTGCGCAAGAGCTGGCTGTGGCTGTTTGCGATGGGGGTGGCGATGGTCGTGCTCGGCACGGTGGGTATCAGTTGGGCCTGCCTCGCCACGATCACCGTCGCGGCCACCTGGCTCTTCGGCTTTCTGCTGCTGGCCGGCGGTATTACGGAAATCGTCCACTCGTTCTGGGCCGGACGCTGGGGCGGGATGCTGCTGCACCTGCTGGTGGGCGTGCTCTACACGGTGGTCGGCTTCATGATCATCGACCAGCCCGAACAGAGCGCGATCGACCTCACGCTCGTGATCGCCCTGTTCCTGATCGTGGGGGGCATCTTCCGCATCATCTTCGCCCTGAGCGAGCGCTTTGCCGGTTGGGGCTGGGTCCTCTTGAACGGTGCGGTCTCGCTGCTGTTGGGCATGATGATCTACAAGCAGTGGCCTGCCTCGGGCTTGTGGGTCATCGGCCTCTTCATCGGCATCGAGCTGATCTTCAACGGCTGGGCCTGGATCATGCTCTCCCTGGGCCTGCGCAGTGCCTTGAGCAGCAAGTAA